Proteins encoded together in one Rhinoraja longicauda isolate Sanriku21f chromosome 22, sRhiLon1.1, whole genome shotgun sequence window:
- the ncoa6 gene encoding nuclear receptor coactivator 6 isoform X4: MDSDDLPSLEGMIGTVWSTPIEGMNLVLDEAHLNLEVGENDFTVWIAFKGNMKDGDFSNKLDQIVNNMPCLLKMDSKKLKLGKVEPWNSVRVTFNIPREAAERLRLLAQNNNQQLRDLGILSIQIEGEGVINLALVQQRAQDIRVNGPVNPIRMEPGFSLQGGQGLIRVNNPSAPMLHSSSNMAASLVGSGASSEMMQNRLPHPSTRPTAQPAGMDSVLSTLNIQASGHHSGSLPQQPHIVQAMSTNRQIAPANLQQHQLQGGHSPFNPAQISIGGTWNQVPSAAIQSPVTQGALGTLANPIWKKAPMPGQMQPQQLQARPPLATVQTPAHPPPPYPFGSQQTSQAHQTFSQPCTSPQFASPPPKSHQGGPPRVPTPLQQAHLTNKSPASSPSTFQQSSPSSPTVNQPQQHLGPRTPQSSSLSQTFQPAVCQSSPNRGPIVQQGNLAAGFMMQANQLAQSSHSTLGGMPKRLPPTFPPGQPNHNFTQSQINQAVASATSMNSGILQGPPNQNAPHPGGPNIAASQNPMNVQSHGPTNMMQANLLGLHGSMNNQQSINTQVNMGNMQGQQGLQSQFIGMHQQIASSQGQVMNVQTQGLHPSSQMIISRPQLIQNQMMMATSQGHNVVASGQRMTPPKQLHSQQGQQIMTTHGQLIGPQGQVILQQSQMMGLPEQIVVSQVRGNKQGFTNQNQQNLIVGPGQMMRGPATNSQSNIVQFSTQMIQQNPLNGNSQGIGMQGQGLRTSVPHITQQHGDHTTSTSDINVTQMLPDLQMQQNAVASHLQTMQPGNSAGSHFAAHGMTFSSPYSTTASGSQVSLVTASGFPNNKDVTLTSPLLVNLLQSDITSAQFAMTNKQNNQAVTKPKKKKPSRSQKKKNSGSQQPEEQAQHVISDTRQMQPGLDDGDPQQMAGEQGVGMDPAANKLSEFANRSAGFHLQPVDQRALQQTSIQPIQHSQQQQQQQQPQQQQQMMMMLMMKQQQQQQQQQQDLAKPIRIPMNPNTQPSKPTLTPDVSRMPMNTAGNKAVMVSMPGQSGVPPSPDKSRMPLLVGHQAGNTLRKMTFQESMQNVPSSVPEEGNPTTHHPDGMGTELSLPTGVQLNPGPQPVPHPTQVLITGTKPGHSQIPTQGVSPQQQGPLPLQGAHNLHFPNNTTTTTQTSRPKTPNRASPRPYFPHTPTSRPPSTEPSEISLSPERLNASIAGLFPPQINILLPPRQPPLNRGFDQQGLNPTTLKAIGQAPTSIPPHATNPSVSTASQANKLDSVIVSSAKQVTAKRSTASTSRRASTGASRKTCQSSGRQSGKALKSTLTLQQSPALIPNMDVQKNVLMNAAQILSNPIPGSLSDPTNTVPTAPNLQMSVRIPANNSEESGGNNVLKQVSGNKEQVTFEYNPQSINKLGKKKGPEIQAKRGTKPLESSKAGGCGDEKSLRSLREVPISFNQLLDNSGSPGAAIKTTSSNQMEQSTPGDKEKAVAPDEPVVKEIPSTSSQLVCDTGLAPNRPEAGELNTNVTPSGPTLVPTPVVSASISTSNPVTVFLNSSPIKSTSNVIAPTQTQSQPTVVSSVVTMPTLGSKVISDVQPVVQAGSQPAFITAPVFINTSVFQVVKEPLLPQSTTVPKVTLPSTSSLVSQSVTVIQVSHTAQSSSCSAVSTTPSVNNTINSTSAPTSRMLAPKSSASPVQPPSTSPAPPNISSPSPHRSAADFNLSESLQNNGTVDQSSSASSHPTAVATSPTSASPVVQRKESLEHWDTGLPATAPQVVPEQISPSSVQPGTMVKNGEDLNVANEGGQSEAKSTLEKSKSPTRKNAKSEKEGEEASSFQESSENGQRKRPSRPGSTIGAAKDTSTATSPTQTKRRKSK; the protein is encoded by the exons ATGGACTCGGACGATCTACCTAGTTTGGAAGGCATGATCGGCACCGTGTGGTCTACACCCATTGAGGGGATGAACCTGGTGTTAGACGAGGCTCATCTGAATCTGGAAGTTGGCGAGAATGACTTCACCGTTTGGATTGCTTTCAAGGGGAACATGAAGGATGGTGATTTTTCAAATAAACTAGACCAGATTGTTAATAACATGCCATGCCTTCTGAAAATGG ATTCGAAGAAACTGAAGCTCGGGAAAGTGGAGCCATGGAACAGTGTTCGTGTAACGTTTAATATTCCCCGAGAAGCTGCAGAGCGGTTACGACTGTTGGCTCAGAATAATAACCAGCAGTTGCGGGACTTGGGCATTCTTTCTATTCAGATTGAAG gtGAAGGAGttattaatttggctttggtacagCAGAGAGCCCAAGATATCAGAGTAAATGGGCCAGTGAATCCGATCAGAATGGAACCAGGATTTTCCTTGCAAGGAGGACAAG gtTTGATTAGAGTTAACAATCCATCTGCTCCCATGCTTCACTCGAGCAGCAACATGGCAGCTTCCTTGGTCGGCAGTGGAGCAAGTTCAGAGATGATGCAAAATAGATTACCGCATCCCTCCACTCGACCCACCGCTCAACCTG CAGGTATGGATTCGGTGCTCTCAACTCTAAACATTCAAGCATCGGGGCACCACTCCGGATCATTGCCCCAGCAGCCTCACATTGTACAAGCAATGTCAACTAACCGGCAGATAGCACCAGCCAATCTGCAGCAGCACCAATTACAAGGAGGGCATTCTCCATTTAATCCAGCTCAGATTTCCATTGGTGGCACGTGGAACCAAGTGCCTTCAGCGGCGATCCAATCCCCAGTCACCCAGGGTGCTTTGGGAACTTTGGCAAATCCAATATGGAAGAAGGCTCCCATGCCTGGTCAAATGCAGCCCCAACAGCTTCAGGCAAGGCCTCCCCTGGCAACAGTACAGACCCCTGCTCATCCTCCACCTCCATACCCCTTTGGAAGTCAACAAACATCACAGGCTCATCAAACCTTTTCTCAGCCGTGCACCTCACCACAGTTTGCATCACCACCGCCGAAGAGTCACCAGGGAGGACCACCCCGAGTTCCTACACCCCTGCAGCAAGCTCACCTCACTAACAAGTCTCCGGCCTCGTCTCCTTCTACTTTCCAGCAAAGCTCCCCTTCCTCTCCAACAGTCAACCAGCCACAGCAGCACCTTGGGCCGAGAACACCACAGAGCAGTTCCCTCTCCCAGACATTTCAGCCAGCTGTGTGCCAGAGTTCTCCAAACCGAGGGCCCATTGTTCAGCAAGGAAACTTGGCCGCTGGGTTTATGATGCAGGCAAATCAGCTGGCACAGAGCTCCCATTCCACCTTAGGAG GCATGCCAAAGCGTCTTCCACCAACCTTTCCTCCTGGTCAGCCTAATCATAACTTCACTCAATCACAGATAAACCAAGCAGTTGCATCCGCCACGTCGATGAACAGTGGTATTCTGCAGGGGCCGCCTAATCAGAATGCACCGCATCCAG GTGGTCCAAATATTGCTGCTTCCCAAAATCCCATGAATGTACAGTCTCATGGGCCAACGAATATGATGCAAGCAAATCTTCTTGGACTTCATGGGAGTATGAATAACCAGCAGTCTATTAATACTCAAGTGAATATGGGTAACATGCAAGGGCAACAGGGCCTTCAGTCGcagtttattgggatgcatcagcaAATTGCATCTTCACAAGGCCAGGTGATGAATGTTCAAACTCAAGGTCTTCATCCGTCAAGCCAGATGATTATTTCTCGTCCTCAGCTCATCCAAAACCAAATGATGATGGCGACGTCCCAAGGCCACAACGTCGTTGCATCTGGACAGAGGATGACTCCACCCAAGCAGTTGCATTCACAGCAGGGTCAGCAAATAATGACGACTCATGGGCAGTTAATAGGACCTCAAGGTCAAGTCATCTTGCAGCAGAGCCAGATGATGGGGCTCCCTGAGCAGATTGTTGTTAGTCAGGTGCGGGGAAACAAACAAGGTTTCACTAATCAGAACCAACAAAACTTAATAGTGGGGCCGGGCCAGATGATGAGGGGACCTGCCACAAACTCGCAGAGTAATATCGTTCAATTTTCCACACAGATGATCCAGCAGAATCCTCTGAATGggaattctcaagggattggcaTGCAAGGACAAGGGCTGAGAACATCAGTACCTCACATAACTCAGCAGCATGGTGATCATACAACATCAACCAGTGACATCAATgtaacacagatgctgcctgatcttcaaATGCAGCAAAATGCAGTTGCCTCTCATTTGCAAACCATGCAGCCAGGTAACTCTGCTGGTTCCCATTTTGCAGCCCATGGTATGACCTTCAGTTCTCCTTACAGCACAACAGCAAGTGGAAGTCAGGTATCTTTGGTCACTGCCTCTGGTTTTCCAAACAATAAAGATGTCACTCTGACAAGTCCATTGCTCGTCAACTTGCTGCAGAGTGATATTACATCGGCGCAGTTTGCTATGACCAACAAACAGAACAACCAGGCTGTCACCAAACCCAAGAAGAAGAAGCCATCGCGTTCGCAGAAGAAAAAGAACAGTGGATCTCAGCAGCCGGAAGAGCAAGCACAACATGT GATTTCTGATACCCGTCAAATGCAGCCTGGGCTGGATGATGGCGATCCACAGCAAATGGCAGGAGAGCAGGGTGTAGGAATGGACCCAGCAGCCAACAAATTATCTGAATTTGCAAATCGATCTGCCG GATTCCACTTGCAGCCAGTTGATCAGAGAGCACTACAACAGACGTCCATTCAACCCATCCAGCACTCccaacagcaacagcagcagcaacaaccccagcagcaacagcaaatgatgatgatgttgatgatgaagcagcaacagcagcagcagcagcaacagcaggacTTAGCAAAGCCAATTAGAATTCCAATGAACCCCAATACGCAACCATCAAAACCAACCTTAACGCCAGATGTATCAAGAATGCCAATGAACACAGCTGGTAATAAAGCAGTCATGGTAAGCATGCCTGGCCAGAGTGGAGTGCCACCATCACCAGATAAGTCAAGGATGCCCTTATTGGTTGGCCATCAAGCTGGCAACACTCTAAGGAAGATGACTTTCCAAGAAAGTATGCAAAACGTCCCATCATCAGTCCCCGAGGAAGGCAATCCAACTACTCATCATCCTGATGGAATGGGAACTGAGCTTTCGCTTCCCACTGGAGTCCAACTTAATCCAGGACCCCAGCCTGTTCCCCATCCAACTCAAGTGCTCATCACCGGGACTAAACCAGGACATTCTCAGATCCCAACACAAGGTGTAAGTCCACAACAGCAGGGACCTCTTCCTTTGCAAGGTGCTCACAACCTTCATTTTCCGAATAATACTACCACTACTACGCAAACCTCAAGACCGAAAACACCAAACCGAGCAAGCCCCAGACCCTACTttccccatacacccaccagtagACCGCCCAGCACAGAACCTTCTGAGATCAGCTTATCGCCCGAAAGGCTGAATGCTTCTATCGCAGGTCTCTTTCCCCCTCAAATCAACATTCTCTTGCCTCCTAGGCAGCCCCCTCTAAATAGAGGGTTTGATCAGCAGGGTCTAAATCCAACTACACTGAAAGCAATTGGACAGGCCCCAACCAGCATTCCTCCTCATGCCACCAACCCTTCTGTTTCTACAGCATCGCAAGCAAATAAACTGGATTCGGTTATAGTCAGTTCGGCTAAACAGGTTACTGCAAAACGTTCGACTGCCAGTACGAGCAGGAGAGCTAGCACTGGGGCCAGTAGGAAAACTTGTCAAAGTTCAGGCAGACAAAGTGGGAAAGCCCTGAAGTCGACCTTGACCCTTCAACAGAGCCCAGCCCTCATCCCAAACATGGATGTACAAAAGAACGTTCTGATGAATGCTGCACAAATTCTGTCAAATCCAATTCCCGGAAGTTTGAGTGATCCCACCAATACAGTTCCAACTGCTCCAAATCTACAAATGTCTGTCAGAATCCCAGCTAACAACTCTGAAGAAAGTGGTGGCAACAATGTGTTGAAACAGGTCTCTGGTAACAAGGAGCAGGTGACTTTTGAGTACAATCCTCAAAGCATAAACAAGTTGGGAAAGAAAAAAGGGCCTGAGATTCAAGCAAAACGGGGAACGAAGCCGCTAGAATCCAGtaaagctggtggatgtggagatgagaaAAGCCTGCGATCTTTACGAGAGGTTCCAATTTCATTTAATCAACTTTTGGATAATTCTGGTAGTCCTGGTGCTGCCATTAAGACCACTAGTTCCAATCAAATGGAGCAATCTACACCTGGAGATAAAGAGAAAGCAGTGGCACCCGATGAACCTGTTGTTAAGGAAATTCCTAGCACATCATCACAACTTGTTTGTGACACTGGTTTAGCACCGAATCGACCGGAAGCAGGAGAATTAAATACTAATGTGACTCCGAGCGGTCCAACATTGGTGCCTACACCAGTCGTATCTGCATCCATTTCTACTTCAAATCCAGTTACAGTGTTTTTGAATTCCAGTCCCATTAAGTCTACAAGCAATGTAATTGCACCTACACAGACTCAGTCCCAGCCTACAGTTGTTTCATCCGTTGTCACAATGCCGACCTTGGGGAGCAAAGTGATATCTGACGTACAGCCAGTGGTACAGGCAGGTTCACAGCCAGCATTTATTACCGCACCTGTATTTATAAATACATCTGTATTCCAGGTTGTTAAAGAACCTTTGCTACCCCAATCAACCACCGTTCCCAAAGTAACTTTACCTTCGACTTCTTCATTGGTATCCCAGTCTGTTACTGTAATCCAGGTATCTCACACTGCTCAGAGttcatcatgctctgcagtttcaaCGACCCCATCTGTTAATAACACCATTAACTCCACGTCTGCACCAACGAGTAGAATGCTGGCTCCAAAGTCATCTGCCTCCCCAGTTCAACCACCATCCACCTCTCCGGCTCCTCCAAACATCTCCTCACCATCTCCTCACAGGTCAGCTGCAGACTTCAACCTCAGTGAATCTCTTCAGAATAACGGCACGGTTGATCAAAGCTCCTCAGCTTCATCCCACCCAACAGCAGTTGCAACATCGCCCACTTCGGCTAGCCCAG
- the ncoa6 gene encoding nuclear receptor coactivator 6 isoform X1 — protein MDSDDLPSLEGMIGTVWSTPIEGMNLVLDEAHLNLEVGENDFTVWIAFKGNMKDGDFSNKLDQIVNNMPCLLKMDSKKLKLGKVEPWNSVRVTFNIPREAAERLRLLAQNNNQQLRDLGILSIQIEGEGVINLALVQQRAQDIRVNGPVNPIRMEPGFSLQGGQGLIRVNNPSAPMLHSSSNMAASLVGSGASSEMMQNRLPHPSTRPTAQPAGMDSVLSTLNIQASGHHSGSLPQQPHIVQAMSTNRQIAPANLQQHQLQGGHSPFNPAQISIGGTWNQVPSAAIQSPVTQGALGTLANPIWKKAPMPGQMQPQQLQARPPLATVQTPAHPPPPYPFGSQQTSQAHQTFSQPCTSPQFASPPPKSHQGGPPRVPTPLQQAHLTNKSPASSPSTFQQSSPSSPTVNQPQQHLGPRTPQSSSLSQTFQPAVCQSSPNRGPIVQQGNLAAGFMMQANQLAQSSHSTLGGMPKRLPPTFPPGQPNHNFTQSQINQAVASATSMNSGILQGPPNQNAPHPGGPNIAASQNPMNVQSHGPTNMMQANLLGLHGSMNNQQSINTQVNMGNMQGQQGLQSQFIGMHQQIASSQGQVMNVQTQGLHPSSQMIISRPQLIQNQMMMATSQGHNVVASGQRMTPPKQLHSQQGQQIMTTHGQLIGPQGQVILQQSQMMGLPEQIVVSQVRGNKQGFTNQNQQNLIVGPGQMMRGPATNSQSNIVQFSTQMIQQNPLNGNSQGIGMQGQGLRTSVPHITQQHGDHTTSTSDINVTQMLPDLQMQQNAVASHLQTMQPGNSAGSHFAAHGMTFSSPYSTTASGSQVSLVTASGFPNNKDVTLTSPLLVNLLQSDITSAQFAMTNKQNNQAVTKPKKKKPSRSQKKKNSGSQQPEEQAQHVISDTRQMQPGLDDGDPQQMAGEQGVGMDPAANKLSEFANRSAGFHLQPVDQRALQQTSIQPIQHSQQQQQQQQPQQQQQMMMMLMMKQQQQQQQQQQDLAKPIRIPMNPNTQPSKPTLTPDVSRMPMNTAGNKAVMVSMPGQSGVPPSPDKSRMPLLVGHQAGNTLRKMTFQESMQNVPSSVPEEGNPTTHHPDGMGTELSLPTGVQLNPGPQPVPHPTQVLITGTKPGHSQIPTQGVSPQQQGPLPLQGAHNLHFPNNTTTTTQTSRPKTPNRASPRPYFPHTPTSRPPSTEPSEISLSPERLNASIAGLFPPQINILLPPRQPPLNRGFDQQGLNPTTLKAIGQAPTSIPPHATNPSVSTASQANKLDSVIVSSAKQVTAKRSTASTSRRASTGASRKTCQSSGRQSGKALKSTLTLQQSPALIPNMDVQKNVLMNAAQILSNPIPGSLSDPTNTVPTAPNLQMSVRIPANNSEESGGNNVLKQVSGNKEQVTFEYNPQSINKLGKKKGPEIQAKRGTKPLESSKAGGCGDEKSLRSLREVPISFNQLLDNSGSPGAAIKTTSSNQMEQSTPGDKEKAVAPDEPVVKEIPSTSSQLVCDTGLAPNRPEAGELNTNVTPSGPTLVPTPVVSASISTSNPVTVFLNSSPIKSTSNVIAPTQTQSQPTVVSSVVTMPTLGSKVISDVQPVVQAGSQPAFITAPVFINTSVFQVVKEPLLPQSTTVPKVTLPSTSSLVSQSVTVIQVSHTAQSSSCSAVSTTPSVNNTINSTSAPTSRMLAPKSSASPVQPPSTSPAPPNISSPSPHRSAADFNLSESLQNNGTVDQSSSASSHPTAVATSPTSASPGSSNNSRRSPISCNKGRGKVDKIGQFLMTKACQKASPDKKDDPPASELASPGVDDQGQKAALPGSPEGEVAPAETNQTNIPSPASQPDLGTSANITLGATSSSTSSVSVSSPASTLNSTSQNNVASAASPQSREPESVVPVGDSSLAVSQSEGSCSSAEKVGADKEHLPTTVVQRKESLEHWDTGLPATAPQVVPEQISPSSVQPGTMVKNGEDLNVANEGGQSEAKSTLEKSKSPTRKNAKSEKEGEEASSFQESSENGQRKRPSRPGSTIGAAKDTSTATSPTQTKRRKSK, from the exons ATGGACTCGGACGATCTACCTAGTTTGGAAGGCATGATCGGCACCGTGTGGTCTACACCCATTGAGGGGATGAACCTGGTGTTAGACGAGGCTCATCTGAATCTGGAAGTTGGCGAGAATGACTTCACCGTTTGGATTGCTTTCAAGGGGAACATGAAGGATGGTGATTTTTCAAATAAACTAGACCAGATTGTTAATAACATGCCATGCCTTCTGAAAATGG ATTCGAAGAAACTGAAGCTCGGGAAAGTGGAGCCATGGAACAGTGTTCGTGTAACGTTTAATATTCCCCGAGAAGCTGCAGAGCGGTTACGACTGTTGGCTCAGAATAATAACCAGCAGTTGCGGGACTTGGGCATTCTTTCTATTCAGATTGAAG gtGAAGGAGttattaatttggctttggtacagCAGAGAGCCCAAGATATCAGAGTAAATGGGCCAGTGAATCCGATCAGAATGGAACCAGGATTTTCCTTGCAAGGAGGACAAG gtTTGATTAGAGTTAACAATCCATCTGCTCCCATGCTTCACTCGAGCAGCAACATGGCAGCTTCCTTGGTCGGCAGTGGAGCAAGTTCAGAGATGATGCAAAATAGATTACCGCATCCCTCCACTCGACCCACCGCTCAACCTG CAGGTATGGATTCGGTGCTCTCAACTCTAAACATTCAAGCATCGGGGCACCACTCCGGATCATTGCCCCAGCAGCCTCACATTGTACAAGCAATGTCAACTAACCGGCAGATAGCACCAGCCAATCTGCAGCAGCACCAATTACAAGGAGGGCATTCTCCATTTAATCCAGCTCAGATTTCCATTGGTGGCACGTGGAACCAAGTGCCTTCAGCGGCGATCCAATCCCCAGTCACCCAGGGTGCTTTGGGAACTTTGGCAAATCCAATATGGAAGAAGGCTCCCATGCCTGGTCAAATGCAGCCCCAACAGCTTCAGGCAAGGCCTCCCCTGGCAACAGTACAGACCCCTGCTCATCCTCCACCTCCATACCCCTTTGGAAGTCAACAAACATCACAGGCTCATCAAACCTTTTCTCAGCCGTGCACCTCACCACAGTTTGCATCACCACCGCCGAAGAGTCACCAGGGAGGACCACCCCGAGTTCCTACACCCCTGCAGCAAGCTCACCTCACTAACAAGTCTCCGGCCTCGTCTCCTTCTACTTTCCAGCAAAGCTCCCCTTCCTCTCCAACAGTCAACCAGCCACAGCAGCACCTTGGGCCGAGAACACCACAGAGCAGTTCCCTCTCCCAGACATTTCAGCCAGCTGTGTGCCAGAGTTCTCCAAACCGAGGGCCCATTGTTCAGCAAGGAAACTTGGCCGCTGGGTTTATGATGCAGGCAAATCAGCTGGCACAGAGCTCCCATTCCACCTTAGGAG GCATGCCAAAGCGTCTTCCACCAACCTTTCCTCCTGGTCAGCCTAATCATAACTTCACTCAATCACAGATAAACCAAGCAGTTGCATCCGCCACGTCGATGAACAGTGGTATTCTGCAGGGGCCGCCTAATCAGAATGCACCGCATCCAG GTGGTCCAAATATTGCTGCTTCCCAAAATCCCATGAATGTACAGTCTCATGGGCCAACGAATATGATGCAAGCAAATCTTCTTGGACTTCATGGGAGTATGAATAACCAGCAGTCTATTAATACTCAAGTGAATATGGGTAACATGCAAGGGCAACAGGGCCTTCAGTCGcagtttattgggatgcatcagcaAATTGCATCTTCACAAGGCCAGGTGATGAATGTTCAAACTCAAGGTCTTCATCCGTCAAGCCAGATGATTATTTCTCGTCCTCAGCTCATCCAAAACCAAATGATGATGGCGACGTCCCAAGGCCACAACGTCGTTGCATCTGGACAGAGGATGACTCCACCCAAGCAGTTGCATTCACAGCAGGGTCAGCAAATAATGACGACTCATGGGCAGTTAATAGGACCTCAAGGTCAAGTCATCTTGCAGCAGAGCCAGATGATGGGGCTCCCTGAGCAGATTGTTGTTAGTCAGGTGCGGGGAAACAAACAAGGTTTCACTAATCAGAACCAACAAAACTTAATAGTGGGGCCGGGCCAGATGATGAGGGGACCTGCCACAAACTCGCAGAGTAATATCGTTCAATTTTCCACACAGATGATCCAGCAGAATCCTCTGAATGggaattctcaagggattggcaTGCAAGGACAAGGGCTGAGAACATCAGTACCTCACATAACTCAGCAGCATGGTGATCATACAACATCAACCAGTGACATCAATgtaacacagatgctgcctgatcttcaaATGCAGCAAAATGCAGTTGCCTCTCATTTGCAAACCATGCAGCCAGGTAACTCTGCTGGTTCCCATTTTGCAGCCCATGGTATGACCTTCAGTTCTCCTTACAGCACAACAGCAAGTGGAAGTCAGGTATCTTTGGTCACTGCCTCTGGTTTTCCAAACAATAAAGATGTCACTCTGACAAGTCCATTGCTCGTCAACTTGCTGCAGAGTGATATTACATCGGCGCAGTTTGCTATGACCAACAAACAGAACAACCAGGCTGTCACCAAACCCAAGAAGAAGAAGCCATCGCGTTCGCAGAAGAAAAAGAACAGTGGATCTCAGCAGCCGGAAGAGCAAGCACAACATGT GATTTCTGATACCCGTCAAATGCAGCCTGGGCTGGATGATGGCGATCCACAGCAAATGGCAGGAGAGCAGGGTGTAGGAATGGACCCAGCAGCCAACAAATTATCTGAATTTGCAAATCGATCTGCCG GATTCCACTTGCAGCCAGTTGATCAGAGAGCACTACAACAGACGTCCATTCAACCCATCCAGCACTCccaacagcaacagcagcagcaacaaccccagcagcaacagcaaatgatgatgatgttgatgatgaagcagcaacagcagcagcagcagcaacagcaggacTTAGCAAAGCCAATTAGAATTCCAATGAACCCCAATACGCAACCATCAAAACCAACCTTAACGCCAGATGTATCAAGAATGCCAATGAACACAGCTGGTAATAAAGCAGTCATGGTAAGCATGCCTGGCCAGAGTGGAGTGCCACCATCACCAGATAAGTCAAGGATGCCCTTATTGGTTGGCCATCAAGCTGGCAACACTCTAAGGAAGATGACTTTCCAAGAAAGTATGCAAAACGTCCCATCATCAGTCCCCGAGGAAGGCAATCCAACTACTCATCATCCTGATGGAATGGGAACTGAGCTTTCGCTTCCCACTGGAGTCCAACTTAATCCAGGACCCCAGCCTGTTCCCCATCCAACTCAAGTGCTCATCACCGGGACTAAACCAGGACATTCTCAGATCCCAACACAAGGTGTAAGTCCACAACAGCAGGGACCTCTTCCTTTGCAAGGTGCTCACAACCTTCATTTTCCGAATAATACTACCACTACTACGCAAACCTCAAGACCGAAAACACCAAACCGAGCAAGCCCCAGACCCTACTttccccatacacccaccagtagACCGCCCAGCACAGAACCTTCTGAGATCAGCTTATCGCCCGAAAGGCTGAATGCTTCTATCGCAGGTCTCTTTCCCCCTCAAATCAACATTCTCTTGCCTCCTAGGCAGCCCCCTCTAAATAGAGGGTTTGATCAGCAGGGTCTAAATCCAACTACACTGAAAGCAATTGGACAGGCCCCAACCAGCATTCCTCCTCATGCCACCAACCCTTCTGTTTCTACAGCATCGCAAGCAAATAAACTGGATTCGGTTATAGTCAGTTCGGCTAAACAGGTTACTGCAAAACGTTCGACTGCCAGTACGAGCAGGAGAGCTAGCACTGGGGCCAGTAGGAAAACTTGTCAAAGTTCAGGCAGACAAAGTGGGAAAGCCCTGAAGTCGACCTTGACCCTTCAACAGAGCCCAGCCCTCATCCCAAACATGGATGTACAAAAGAACGTTCTGATGAATGCTGCACAAATTCTGTCAAATCCAATTCCCGGAAGTTTGAGTGATCCCACCAATACAGTTCCAACTGCTCCAAATCTACAAATGTCTGTCAGAATCCCAGCTAACAACTCTGAAGAAAGTGGTGGCAACAATGTGTTGAAACAGGTCTCTGGTAACAAGGAGCAGGTGACTTTTGAGTACAATCCTCAAAGCATAAACAAGTTGGGAAAGAAAAAAGGGCCTGAGATTCAAGCAAAACGGGGAACGAAGCCGCTAGAATCCAGtaaagctggtggatgtggagatgagaaAAGCCTGCGATCTTTACGAGAGGTTCCAATTTCATTTAATCAACTTTTGGATAATTCTGGTAGTCCTGGTGCTGCCATTAAGACCACTAGTTCCAATCAAATGGAGCAATCTACACCTGGAGATAAAGAGAAAGCAGTGGCACCCGATGAACCTGTTGTTAAGGAAATTCCTAGCACATCATCACAACTTGTTTGTGACACTGGTTTAGCACCGAATCGACCGGAAGCAGGAGAATTAAATACTAATGTGACTCCGAGCGGTCCAACATTGGTGCCTACACCAGTCGTATCTGCATCCATTTCTACTTCAAATCCAGTTACAGTGTTTTTGAATTCCAGTCCCATTAAGTCTACAAGCAATGTAATTGCACCTACACAGACTCAGTCCCAGCCTACAGTTGTTTCATCCGTTGTCACAATGCCGACCTTGGGGAGCAAAGTGATATCTGACGTACAGCCAGTGGTACAGGCAGGTTCACAGCCAGCATTTATTACCGCACCTGTATTTATAAATACATCTGTATTCCAGGTTGTTAAAGAACCTTTGCTACCCCAATCAACCACCGTTCCCAAAGTAACTTTACCTTCGACTTCTTCATTGGTATCCCAGTCTGTTACTGTAATCCAGGTATCTCACACTGCTCAGAGttcatcatgctctgcagtttcaaCGACCCCATCTGTTAATAACACCATTAACTCCACGTCTGCACCAACGAGTAGAATGCTGGCTCCAAAGTCATCTGCCTCCCCAGTTCAACCACCATCCACCTCTCCGGCTCCTCCAAACATCTCCTCACCATCTCCTCACAGGTCAGCTGCAGACTTCAACCTCAGTGAATCTCTTCAGAATAACGGCACGGTTGATCAAAGCTCCTCAGCTTCATCCCACCCAACAGCAGTTGCAACATCGCCCACTTCGGCTAGCCCAGGTAGCTCTAATAATAGTAGGCGAAGTCCAATATCATGCAACAAAGGAAGAGGGAAAGTAGATAAGATTGGTCAATTCCTTATGACCAAAGCGTGTCAGAAGGCATCCCCTGATAAAAAAGACGACCCACCAGCATCTGAATTGGCTTCCCCTGGTGTTGATGATCAGGGGCAAAAAGCAGCACTTCCTGGTAGCCCTGAAGGAGAAGTTGCTCCTGCAGAAACTAATCAGACCAATATTCCTTCTCCAGCTAGTCAACCAGATCTAGGCACTTCTGCTAACATCACACTTGGTGCAACTAGCAGCTCTACTTCTTCTGTCTCTGTTTCTTCACCTGCAAGTACATTGAATAGCACTTCTCAAAACAATGTCGCATCAGCTGCCAGCCCCCAAAGTCGTGAGCCTGAATCAGTAGTACCTGTTGGTGATAGCAGTCTTGCAGTCTCACAGTCTGAGGGAAGTTGTTCGTCAGCAGAGAAAGTGGGAGCAGATAAAGAACACCTACCAACTACag